A genomic window from Paucibacter sp. KCTC 42545 includes:
- a CDS encoding ABC transporter ATP-binding protein: MSSSPAYLQIQNVVKDFGGGSIAVNNVSIDIAKGEIFALLGSSGCGKTTLLRMLGGFETPTSGRIILNGQDLAGLPPYARPINMMFQSYALFPHLTVWDNIAFGLRRDGMPKDEIGSRVEAMLKLVQLGKFAKRKPHQLSGGQQQRVALARSLAKKPQLLLLDEPLGALDKKLREETQIELVNIIEDVGVTCVMVTHDQEEAMTMATRIAVMSEGSILQIGAPADIYETPATRFVADFIGNVNMMEGSLSSDNPDHVIIDCADCQHYVGHGITGVAGMAVSVALRPEKIRLSTDKPANPLGEYNQVLAKVRELSYFGAFTLYHLQLPSGQIIKVSESNLERHRSDPLTWDQEVWASWSPTSQVVLTQ; the protein is encoded by the coding sequence ATGAGCTCAAGCCCGGCCTATCTGCAAATTCAAAACGTAGTGAAAGACTTTGGGGGCGGCTCCATCGCCGTCAACAATGTTTCCATCGACATTGCCAAGGGCGAGATCTTCGCGCTCCTGGGCAGCTCGGGCTGTGGCAAGACCACCTTGCTGCGCATGCTGGGCGGCTTTGAGACGCCCACCAGCGGCCGCATCATCTTGAACGGGCAGGATTTGGCGGGCTTGCCGCCCTATGCCCGGCCCATCAATATGATGTTCCAGAGCTATGCCTTGTTCCCTCACTTGACGGTGTGGGACAACATCGCTTTCGGCTTGCGGCGCGATGGCATGCCCAAGGATGAAATCGGCTCTCGCGTCGAAGCCATGCTCAAGCTGGTGCAGTTGGGCAAATTCGCCAAGCGCAAGCCGCATCAGCTCTCAGGCGGTCAGCAGCAACGCGTGGCCCTGGCGCGCAGCCTGGCCAAGAAGCCGCAACTGCTTTTGCTGGATGAACCCCTGGGCGCGCTGGACAAAAAGCTGCGCGAAGAAACCCAGATCGAATTGGTCAACATCATCGAAGACGTGGGCGTGACCTGCGTGATGGTGACCCATGACCAGGAAGAGGCCATGACCATGGCCACCCGCATCGCGGTGATGAGCGAAGGCAGCATTCTGCAAATCGGCGCGCCGGCCGACATCTACGAAACCCCGGCGACGCGTTTCGTGGCCGACTTCATCGGCAACGTCAACATGATGGAAGGCAGCTTGTCGAGCGACAACCCTGACCACGTCATCATCGACTGCGCCGACTGCCAGCATTACGTCGGCCACGGCATCACCGGCGTGGCGGGCATGGCCGTCAGCGTGGCCTTGCGGCCCGAGAAGATTCGCCTCAGCACCGACAAGCCCGCCAACCCGCTGGGCGAGTACAACCAGGTGCTGGCCAAGGTGCGTGAGCTGTCTTATTTCGGCGCCTTCACGCTCTATCACCTGCAGCTGCCCAGCGGCCAGATCATCAAGGTGAGCGAAAGCAATCTGGAGCGCCACCGCAGCGACCCGCTGACCTGGGACCAAGAGGTCTGGGCCAGCTGGTCGCCCACCTCGCAAGTGGTGCTGACGCAATGA
- a CDS encoding ABC transporter permease subunit, whose protein sequence is MSAEIKSNAKRALFGPGFTRGFGRSWLSLGFFFLYLPILALIVYSFNDSKIPSVWGGFTMRWYSALLEDREVLNGLRLSLEIAGLTACASVILGTFAAFALVKYKRFTGRTLFTGMVNAPLVMPEVIIGLSLLLMLVSMQRATGFPERGAMTIWLGHLLLGMSYATVVIQARLTELNPQLEEAAMDLGAKPMQVFALVTLPMIAQSMLSAWLLTFTLSLDDVVLSAFLSGPGSTTLPLVIFSRARLGVSPSINAVATVIIVVVSIGVVLASYWIARKERQRTLEMMAAQRSHG, encoded by the coding sequence ATGAGCGCCGAGATCAAAAGTAACGCCAAGCGCGCCCTCTTCGGCCCCGGCTTCACACGCGGCTTTGGCCGCAGCTGGCTGAGCCTGGGCTTTTTTTTCCTCTACCTGCCCATCCTGGCCCTGATCGTCTACTCGTTCAACGACTCGAAGATTCCATCGGTCTGGGGTGGCTTCACCATGCGTTGGTACAGCGCCTTGCTGGAGGACCGAGAAGTCTTGAACGGCCTGCGCCTGTCGCTGGAGATTGCTGGCCTGACGGCCTGCGCCTCGGTCATCCTCGGCACCTTCGCCGCCTTCGCCCTGGTCAAGTACAAGCGCTTCACCGGCCGCACCTTGTTCACCGGCATGGTCAATGCGCCGCTGGTGATGCCCGAGGTCATCATCGGCTTGTCTCTGTTGCTGATGCTGGTGTCCATGCAGCGCGCCACCGGCTTCCCCGAGCGCGGCGCCATGACCATCTGGCTGGGCCATCTGCTGCTGGGCATGTCCTATGCCACGGTGGTGATTCAGGCACGCCTGACCGAGCTCAACCCGCAATTGGAAGAGGCGGCCATGGACCTGGGCGCCAAGCCCATGCAGGTGTTTGCTTTGGTGACGCTGCCGATGATTGCGCAGTCCATGCTCTCCGCCTGGCTGCTGACCTTCACCTTGTCGCTGGACGATGTGGTGCTCTCGGCCTTCCTGTCCGGCCCCGGCTCCACCACCCTGCCCCTGGTGATCTTCTCGCGAGCGCGGCTTGGCGTCAGCCCCAGCATCAATGCGGTGGCCACCGTGATCATCGTGGTGGTCTCCATCGGCGTGGTGCTGGCCAGCTACTGGATCGCCCGCAAGGAGCGCCAACGCACCCTTGAAATGATGGCCGCCCAGCGCAGCCACGGCTGA
- a CDS encoding glutamine synthetase family protein, whose product MVNRNNFTFSELETWLQEQRVTEIECLVPDLTGVARGKILPRQKFTEDRGMRLPEAVVAMGVTGEFPEEGPYYDVISPNDRDMHLRADPTTARLVPWAVDPTAQIIHDCFDRDGELVPFAPRSVLRRVCGLFEAEGWDPVVAPELEFYLVARNSDPDMPLKPPIGRSGRAETSRQAYSIDAVNEFDPLFEDVYEYCEKMELNVDTLIHEVGAGQMEINFFHAHPMGLADEVFFFKRTVREAALRHDMFATFMAKPIAGEPGSAMHIHQSVINKKTGRNLFSNEDGSASDEFHWYIGGLQKYIPAAMALFAPYVNSYRRLARHTAAPINIQWGTDNRTVGIRSPLAPPQARRIENRVIGADANPYVALAATLACGYLGIKNKIEPSPECKGDAYLGDFQLPRSLGEALTLLREEKELAAILGEQFVTVYTEIKEIEYAEFMKVISPWEREHLLLHV is encoded by the coding sequence ATGGTTAACCGCAACAACTTCACCTTCAGCGAACTCGAAACCTGGCTGCAAGAGCAGCGCGTGACAGAAATTGAATGCCTGGTGCCGGACTTGACCGGCGTGGCGCGCGGCAAGATTTTGCCGCGCCAGAAATTCACCGAAGACCGCGGCATGCGTTTGCCCGAAGCGGTGGTGGCGATGGGCGTGACGGGCGAGTTCCCGGAAGAAGGCCCCTACTACGACGTCATCAGCCCCAACGACCGCGATATGCATTTGCGCGCCGACCCCACCACGGCCCGCCTTGTGCCTTGGGCAGTGGACCCCACCGCGCAAATCATCCACGACTGTTTTGACCGCGACGGTGAGTTGGTGCCCTTCGCCCCCCGCTCGGTGCTGCGCCGTGTTTGCGGCTTGTTCGAAGCCGAGGGCTGGGACCCAGTAGTGGCACCTGAGCTGGAGTTCTATCTGGTGGCCCGCAATAGCGACCCCGACATGCCGCTGAAGCCGCCCATCGGCCGCTCCGGCCGCGCCGAGACTTCGCGCCAGGCTTACTCCATCGACGCCGTCAACGAGTTCGATCCCCTGTTCGAAGACGTCTACGAATACTGCGAGAAGATGGAGCTCAACGTCGACACCTTGATTCACGAGGTGGGCGCCGGGCAGATGGAAATCAACTTCTTCCACGCCCACCCCATGGGCTTGGCCGACGAGGTGTTCTTCTTCAAGCGCACGGTGCGCGAGGCGGCGCTGCGCCACGATATGTTCGCCACCTTCATGGCCAAGCCGATTGCCGGCGAGCCGGGCAGCGCCATGCATATCCATCAAAGCGTGATCAACAAGAAGACCGGCCGCAATCTGTTCAGCAACGAGGACGGCTCGGCCAGCGATGAATTCCACTGGTACATCGGCGGCCTGCAGAAGTACATTCCCGCCGCCATGGCCTTGTTCGCCCCCTATGTGAACAGCTATCGCCGCCTGGCCCGCCACACCGCCGCCCCCATCAATATTCAATGGGGCACCGACAACCGCACCGTCGGCATCCGCTCACCGCTGGCGCCGCCACAAGCGCGCCGCATCGAGAACCGCGTCATCGGCGCCGATGCCAACCCCTATGTCGCCCTGGCCGCCACGCTGGCCTGCGGCTATCTCGGCATCAAGAACAAGATCGAACCCTCGCCCGAGTGCAAGGGCGACGCCTATCTCGGCGACTTCCAGCTGCCACGCAGCCTGGGTGAAGCGCTGACGCTGCTGCGCGAAGAGAAGGAACTCGCGGCCATCTTGGGCGAGCAATTCGTGACCGTCTACACCGAGATCAAGGAGATCGAGTACGCCGAGTTCATGAAGGTCATCTCACCTTGGGAGCGCGAGCATCTGCTCTTGCATGTTTGA
- a CDS encoding aldehyde dehydrogenase: MSATPPAIDWHARARALTIDGRPFIGGRRVDSVDGQSFECISPIDGRVIGSVARGQAADIDAAVRSARAAFEDGRWSQRAPAARKRVLLNFAEKILAAKEELALLETLDMGKPIQYSLGVDVASTARCIAWYAEAVDKIYDEIAPTGPNALALIQREPMGVIGAIVPWNYPMIMSAWKLGPALAAGNSVVLKPSEKSPLTALRLAELALEAGLPEGVFNVVPGFGHEAGEALALHMDVDAIGFTGSTRVGRKMLDYAGRSNLKRVYNELGGKSAFLVFPDFDDLKRAAATVAGSMFFNQGESCNAPSRVLVHESIADEFVALLAAEAPQYQAGDPLNPKTVMGALVDEGQLRTVMGYIDSGRSEGARVVAGAEQARIDTGGYFVQPTIFDGVTPEMKIAREEIFGPVMSVLRFKDEAEAVSIANNSPYGLQASVWSSHIDRAHRVARALRAGTVHVNQYDEDDMTVPFGGYKQSGNGRDKSLHAFDKYTELKTTWLRINK; the protein is encoded by the coding sequence ATGAGCGCCACACCCCCTGCCATCGACTGGCATGCTCGCGCCCGTGCGCTGACGATTGACGGCCGGCCTTTCATCGGCGGCCGCCGCGTCGACAGTGTTGACGGCCAGAGCTTCGAGTGCATTTCCCCCATCGATGGCCGGGTGATCGGCAGCGTTGCGCGCGGCCAAGCGGCCGACATCGACGCCGCCGTGCGTTCGGCCCGCGCAGCCTTTGAGGACGGGCGCTGGTCGCAGCGCGCGCCGGCCGCGCGCAAGCGCGTCTTGCTCAACTTTGCGGAAAAAATTCTGGCCGCCAAAGAAGAGCTGGCCCTGCTGGAGACGCTGGACATGGGCAAGCCCATCCAGTATTCCCTGGGCGTTGACGTGGCATCCACGGCACGCTGCATCGCCTGGTACGCCGAAGCCGTGGACAAAATCTACGACGAAATCGCGCCCACCGGCCCGAACGCCTTGGCCCTGATCCAGCGTGAGCCCATGGGCGTGATCGGCGCCATCGTGCCCTGGAACTACCCCATGATCATGTCGGCCTGGAAGCTGGGCCCGGCCCTGGCTGCAGGCAATTCAGTGGTTTTGAAGCCGAGCGAAAAGTCCCCACTGACCGCGCTGCGCCTGGCTGAATTGGCACTAGAAGCTGGCCTGCCCGAAGGCGTGTTCAACGTCGTACCCGGCTTTGGCCACGAAGCCGGCGAGGCCCTGGCCTTGCACATGGATGTGGATGCGATTGGCTTCACCGGCTCCACCCGGGTCGGCCGCAAGATGCTGGACTACGCGGGCCGCAGCAATCTGAAGCGCGTCTACAACGAGCTGGGCGGCAAGTCGGCCTTTCTGGTCTTCCCCGATTTCGACGATTTGAAACGCGCTGCCGCCACTGTGGCCGGCAGCATGTTCTTCAACCAGGGCGAGAGCTGCAATGCGCCCTCACGCGTGCTGGTGCATGAAAGCATTGCGGACGAGTTCGTCGCCCTGCTCGCTGCCGAGGCCCCGCAATACCAAGCCGGCGATCCGCTGAATCCCAAGACCGTGATGGGTGCTTTGGTGGACGAAGGCCAGCTGCGCACCGTGATGGGCTATATCGACAGCGGCCGCAGCGAAGGTGCGCGCGTCGTGGCCGGCGCCGAACAAGCACGCATCGACACTGGTGGCTACTTTGTGCAACCCACCATTTTTGACGGCGTGACGCCAGAGATGAAGATTGCCCGCGAGGAGATCTTCGGCCCGGTGATGAGCGTGCTGCGCTTCAAAGACGAAGCCGAGGCCGTATCAATAGCCAACAACAGCCCCTACGGCTTGCAAGCCAGTGTGTGGAGCAGCCATATCGACCGCGCCCACCGCGTGGCCCGCGCCCTGCGCGCTGGCACCGTGCACGTCAACCAATATGACGAGGACGATATGACCGTGCCCTTCGGCGGCTACAAGCAAAGTGGCAACGGGCGCGACAAGTCCCTGCATGCTTTTGACAAGTACACCGAGCTGAAGACGACCTGGTTGCGCATCAATAAGTAA
- a CDS encoding gamma-glutamyl-gamma-aminobutyrate hydrolase family protein, whose amino-acid sequence MNRSKPLVLVPGCNRPVGDHPFHIVGKKYIDAVRLAGCLPLVVPASTEDELDELMALADGLLLTGSPSNVHPSHFDEEVHNPELPLDPTRDAWTLPLIRAAVAKGLPIFAICRGFQETNVALGGSLHQAVQEQPGLQDHRAPENQPPEIAYAPQHPVNIMPGGVLEQLLGHGTVMVNSLHGQGVKQLAPGLRIEAVAPDGLVEAFSVEASPGFSICLQWHPEWQAAQNPVSMALLQAFGQACKDYRARSNKPMVEAVRDPET is encoded by the coding sequence ATGAACCGAAGCAAGCCGCTGGTGTTGGTGCCGGGATGCAATCGACCCGTGGGCGATCACCCCTTCCACATCGTCGGCAAAAAGTACATCGACGCGGTGCGCCTGGCCGGCTGCCTGCCCCTGGTGGTGCCGGCCTCCACCGAGGACGAGTTGGACGAGTTGATGGCGCTGGCCGACGGCCTGCTGCTGACCGGCTCACCCTCGAATGTGCACCCCAGCCATTTCGATGAAGAGGTGCACAACCCCGAGTTGCCGCTGGACCCGACACGCGACGCCTGGACCCTGCCACTGATTCGGGCCGCTGTAGCCAAGGGCCTGCCCATCTTTGCCATTTGCCGTGGCTTTCAAGAAACCAATGTGGCCCTGGGCGGCAGCCTGCACCAAGCGGTGCAAGAACAGCCCGGTTTGCAAGACCACCGCGCGCCGGAGAACCAGCCGCCCGAGATTGCCTACGCGCCGCAGCACCCGGTCAACATCATGCCCGGCGGCGTGCTGGAGCAATTGCTGGGTCACGGCACAGTGATGGTCAATTCCCTGCACGGCCAAGGCGTCAAGCAATTGGCGCCGGGCTTGCGCATCGAGGCGGTCGCGCCCGATGGGCTGGTGGAAGCCTTCAGCGTTGAAGCCAGCCCCGGTTTTTCGATCTGCCTGCAATGGCACCCGGAATGGCAAGCGGCGCAGAACCCCGTGTCCATGGCCTTGCTGCAGGCCTTTGGCCAGGCCTGCAAGGACTACCGCGCACGCAGCAATAAACCCATGGTGGAGGCGGTTCGCGACCCTGAGACGTAG
- a CDS encoding polyamine ABC transporter substrate-binding protein — protein MIAKNLRRLGCLSFAIAALLGANAHAQEEEKVLNVYNWSDYIAEETLKNFEKETGIKVRYDIFDNNEIVHAKLVAGKTGYDIVVPSSYWAKLQADGGLLRKIDKSQIPNYKNLDPDLQAQLAKLDPGNEYMVNWLWGFTTVGINVDKVKAALGSTPMPDNVWDLVFKPEYISKLKSCGVSFLDSATEVVPAALHYLGKPAYSKSLSDYAAVPALLKSIRPSVTLFSSSGYINDMANGSICLALGWSGDINIARQRAIDGKTGQKIEALIPKTGGIIFMDTMVIPADASHPGNAHKFINYILRPEVHASLTNKVFYANPNKESKKFIKPEVVNNPSVFLSDADMKRMAAPDAINNDVRRQMTRMYTSFKTGL, from the coding sequence ATGATCGCTAAAAATCTTCGCCGTCTGGGCTGCCTGAGTTTTGCCATTGCGGCTCTGCTGGGCGCCAATGCCCATGCGCAAGAAGAAGAAAAGGTCTTGAACGTTTACAACTGGTCGGACTACATCGCCGAAGAAACGCTCAAGAATTTCGAGAAGGAAACCGGCATCAAGGTGCGCTACGACATTTTCGACAATAACGAAATCGTCCACGCCAAGCTGGTGGCCGGCAAGACCGGTTACGACATCGTCGTGCCCTCGAGCTACTGGGCCAAGTTGCAGGCCGACGGCGGCCTGCTGCGCAAGATCGACAAGTCGCAGATCCCGAACTACAAGAACCTTGACCCCGATCTGCAGGCCCAGCTGGCCAAGCTCGATCCGGGCAATGAGTACATGGTGAACTGGCTCTGGGGCTTCACCACTGTCGGCATCAACGTCGACAAGGTCAAGGCCGCGTTGGGCAGCACGCCTATGCCGGACAACGTCTGGGATCTGGTCTTCAAGCCCGAGTACATCTCCAAGCTCAAAAGCTGCGGCGTGAGCTTCCTGGACTCCGCCACCGAAGTGGTGCCGGCCGCCCTGCACTATCTGGGCAAGCCCGCCTACAGCAAGAGCCTGTCTGACTACGCCGCCGTGCCCGCACTGCTGAAGTCGATCCGCCCCTCGGTCACGCTGTTCAGCTCCTCGGGCTATATCAACGATATGGCCAATGGCTCGATCTGCCTGGCACTGGGTTGGTCCGGTGACATCAACATCGCCCGCCAGCGCGCCATTGACGGCAAGACCGGCCAGAAGATCGAAGCGCTGATTCCGAAAACCGGCGGCATCATCTTCATGGACACCATGGTGATCCCCGCCGATGCCAGCCACCCCGGCAACGCGCACAAGTTCATCAACTACATCCTGCGCCCCGAGGTCCACGCCAGCTTGACCAACAAGGTCTTCTACGCCAATCCCAATAAGGAGTCGAAGAAGTTCATCAAGCCCGAAGTGGTCAACAACCCCAGCGTGTTCCTGAGCGATGCGGATATGAAGCGCATGGCCGCGCCCGACGCGATCAATAACGACGTCCGCCGCCAGATGACGCGCATGTACACCTCGTTCAAGACCGGCCTGTAA
- a CDS encoding DUF3138 family protein, whose protein sequence is MKKKAFAALPLALSLALAAAYPGSALAQSNEELLKELRALRDRVGQLEDKLKAAESKPAATAPQWGMTPQQVQDFNRIAVKTEALEDAQEMLGMKNLKVSGFLDPTFIYNRNNNSAGFQLFNKDAYGYDNGYFGMAALDITKEMEGGTKWRLTLAPERGAGASFNTGSIVHEASVNIPLGDLQTRLWLGQIPDWTGYEITLPPGNKLITHNLLFDFTAPTAYTGAVMDLTIDKWLVKVGLANVNNARKSSGNKTPALIYRVDYAKGEFQGFGFTGLHGKAYNYAADALDANGDLRFAGDNGRDTRVDMLELDAYFIRGDWTLQGQLSWGQQRKSAIFNEDGQMRDATWTGVSALAAYKFMPRWEMVARADYLSNSKNGGGLFGYSSDDGRNGLGRGYGFAWDDANPDPEVASKGANRYELSLGFNYLFNANTTFKFEYRFDGSDRAVFMDQSTGNWRKNNHLLGTSMVVNF, encoded by the coding sequence ATGAAGAAAAAAGCATTTGCAGCCCTGCCTCTGGCCCTCAGCCTGGCCCTTGCCGCGGCCTACCCTGGCTCCGCCCTGGCGCAAAGCAATGAAGAGTTGTTGAAAGAGTTGCGGGCCCTGCGCGACCGCGTCGGTCAGTTGGAAGACAAGCTCAAAGCGGCCGAGTCCAAGCCAGCAGCCACCGCGCCGCAATGGGGCATGACCCCGCAGCAAGTGCAGGACTTCAACCGCATCGCCGTCAAGACCGAGGCGCTGGAAGATGCGCAGGAGATGCTGGGCATGAAGAACCTCAAGGTCTCGGGCTTCCTCGACCCGACCTTCATCTACAACCGCAACAACAATAGCGCCGGCTTTCAGCTCTTCAACAAAGACGCCTACGGCTACGACAACGGCTACTTCGGCATGGCCGCGCTGGACATCACCAAGGAAATGGAAGGCGGCACCAAGTGGCGCCTGACCCTGGCGCCGGAGCGCGGCGCGGGCGCTTCTTTCAACACCGGCTCCATCGTGCATGAGGCCAGCGTCAACATCCCGCTGGGTGACTTGCAGACTCGCCTGTGGCTGGGCCAAATTCCGGACTGGACGGGCTATGAAATCACCCTGCCGCCCGGCAACAAGCTGATCACCCACAACCTGCTGTTCGACTTCACCGCGCCCACCGCCTACACCGGCGCCGTGATGGACCTGACCATCGACAAGTGGTTGGTCAAGGTCGGCCTGGCTAACGTCAACAATGCACGCAAGTCCAGCGGCAACAAGACGCCGGCCCTGATCTACCGCGTGGACTATGCCAAGGGCGAATTCCAGGGCTTTGGCTTCACCGGCCTGCACGGTAAGGCTTACAACTATGCCGCCGACGCCCTCGATGCGAACGGTGACCTGCGCTTTGCCGGCGATAACGGCCGTGACACCCGCGTCGATATGCTGGAGCTTGACGCCTATTTCATTCGCGGCGACTGGACCCTGCAAGGCCAACTCAGCTGGGGCCAGCAGCGCAAGAGCGCCATCTTCAACGAAGACGGCCAGATGCGTGATGCCACCTGGACCGGCGTGTCCGCCCTGGCCGCCTATAAATTCATGCCGCGCTGGGAGATGGTGGCGCGCGCCGACTACCTCAGCAATAGCAAGAACGGCGGCGGCTTGTTCGGCTACAGCAGCGACGACGGCCGCAACGGCCTGGGCCGCGGCTATGGCTTTGCCTGGGATGATGCCAACCCCGATCCGGAAGTCGCCAGCAAAGGCGCCAACCGCTACGAGTTGAGCCTGGGCTTCAACTACCTCTTCAACGCCAACACCACCTTCAAGTTCGAGTACCGCTTTGACGGCTCCGACCGCGCCGTCTTCATGGACCAAAGCACCGGCAACTGGCGCAAGAACAACCATCTGCTGGGCACCTCGATGGTGGTCAATTTCTAA
- a CDS encoding ABC transporter permease subunit, giving the protein MSAPSRSLLPARLSKLLRGRSLVIGIPYAWLLIFFALPFLIILKISVSEMETVHFKDLTSYTDGVFHIAIKTANYLFITQDDMYVRAYLISLKYAAATTLGCLLIGYPFSYFMARAKPNLQPALLMLVMLPFWTSFLLRVYAWKGLLGENGWVANAIEALGFDRVLLATGLIPALGNLMHTPFSLVVGMVYTYLPFMILPLYANLSKMDLRLLEAASDLGATPWTAFWRITVPLSKAGIIAGSMLVFIPCVGEFVIPELLGGPETLMIGRVLWDEFFSNNDWPMASSVAVVMVLLILVPLALFSKYQAESQEARP; this is encoded by the coding sequence ATGAGTGCGCCCAGCCGTTCCCTCCTGCCTGCCCGGCTGAGCAAGCTATTGCGCGGGCGCAGCCTCGTCATCGGCATTCCCTATGCCTGGCTCTTGATCTTTTTTGCCCTGCCTTTTTTGATCATCCTGAAGATCAGCGTTTCCGAGATGGAGACGGTGCACTTCAAGGACCTGACGAGTTATACCGACGGCGTCTTTCACATCGCCATCAAGACCGCCAACTACCTCTTCATCACCCAAGATGATATGTATGTGCGGGCCTATCTGATCAGCCTCAAATACGCCGCCGCCACCACCCTCGGCTGCCTGCTCATCGGCTACCCCTTTTCCTACTTCATGGCGCGTGCCAAGCCCAATCTGCAGCCTGCCCTGCTGATGCTGGTGATGCTGCCCTTCTGGACCAGTTTCTTGCTGCGCGTCTACGCCTGGAAAGGCCTGCTGGGCGAAAACGGCTGGGTAGCCAATGCCATCGAAGCGCTGGGCTTTGATCGCGTCTTGCTGGCAACCGGCCTGATTCCGGCACTGGGCAATTTGATGCACACGCCCTTCTCGCTGGTGGTGGGCATGGTCTACACCTATCTGCCCTTCATGATCCTGCCGCTCTACGCCAATCTGTCCAAGATGGATCTGCGTTTGCTGGAGGCCGCCAGTGATCTGGGCGCCACGCCGTGGACCGCTTTTTGGCGCATCACGGTGCCGCTGTCCAAGGCGGGCATCATTGCCGGCTCCATGCTGGTGTTCATTCCCTGCGTGGGCGAGTTCGTCATTCCTGAGCTGCTCGGCGGCCCGGAGACCTTGATGATCGGCCGCGTCTTGTGGGACGAGTTCTTCAGCAATAACGATTGGCCCATGGCCTCGAGCGTGGCCGTGGTGATGGTGCTGCTGATCCTGGTGCCGCTGGCGCTGTTCAGCAAGTACCAGGCCGAAAGCCAGGAGGCCCGCCCATGA
- a CDS encoding aspartate aminotransferase family protein, producing MSHNPSSNTLTSKRSTAEWQAADSRHFLHPFTDFKGLAQKGARIIERADNIYLWDSEGHKILDGMSGLWCVNVGYGQQSLVDAATAQMKQLPFYNAFFQTSTTPAIELAEVLAEIAPPGFEHVFFTSSGSEGNDTVVRMVRRYWDVLGQPERQIIIGRNNGYHGSTMAGASLGGMSGMHAQGGLPIPNISHIEQPHWFELGGTQSREEFGITAARWLEEKILAVGPERVAAFIGEPIQGAGGVIVPPSTYWPEIQRICDKYGILLVSDEVICGFGRTGNWFGCETVGSKPDLMTFAKGVTSGYIPLGGVMVGERVARVLIEQGGEFNHGFTYSGHPTACAVALANLKLLREQDTVRKVREELGPYLAKRFAELNEHPLVGETQTCGMMGAVQLVKDKATRQTFDGALEVGMMCRAHCFANGLIMRAVGDRMIVAPPLVMTLAQIDEMMVLIKRCLDQTLAQLKSQELL from the coding sequence ATGAGCCACAACCCAAGCTCCAACACATTGACCAGCAAACGCAGCACCGCCGAATGGCAGGCCGCTGACTCGCGCCACTTCCTGCACCCCTTCACCGACTTCAAGGGCCTGGCCCAGAAGGGCGCGCGCATCATCGAGCGTGCCGACAACATCTACCTCTGGGACAGCGAGGGCCACAAAATCCTCGACGGCATGAGTGGCCTGTGGTGCGTCAACGTGGGCTATGGCCAGCAGTCGCTGGTGGACGCCGCCACCGCGCAGATGAAGCAACTGCCCTTCTACAACGCTTTCTTCCAGACCTCCACCACGCCGGCCATCGAGCTGGCCGAAGTGCTGGCCGAGATCGCGCCCCCCGGCTTTGAGCATGTGTTCTTCACCAGCTCGGGTTCGGAAGGCAATGACACCGTGGTGCGCATGGTGCGGCGCTACTGGGATGTGCTGGGCCAGCCCGAGCGCCAAATCATCATCGGCCGCAACAACGGCTATCACGGTTCCACCATGGCCGGGGCATCGCTGGGCGGCATGAGCGGCATGCATGCACAAGGCGGCCTGCCCATCCCCAATATCAGCCATATCGAGCAACCGCATTGGTTTGAGCTGGGCGGCACGCAAAGCCGCGAGGAGTTCGGCATCACCGCCGCGCGCTGGCTGGAAGAAAAGATCCTGGCCGTGGGCCCAGAGCGGGTGGCGGCCTTCATCGGCGAACCCATCCAGGGTGCTGGCGGCGTGATCGTGCCGCCATCGACCTACTGGCCCGAGATCCAGCGTATTTGCGATAAATACGGCATCTTGCTGGTCAGCGACGAAGTGATCTGCGGCTTTGGCCGCACCGGCAACTGGTTCGGCTGCGAAACCGTCGGCTCCAAGCCCGACCTGATGACCTTCGCCAAGGGCGTCACCTCCGGCTACATCCCCCTGGGCGGTGTGATGGTGGGTGAACGCGTGGCCCGCGTGCTGATCGAGCAAGGCGGCGAGTTCAACCACGGCTTCACCTACTCCGGCCACCCCACGGCCTGCGCGGTGGCCCTGGCCAACCTGAAGCTGCTGCGCGAACAAGACACGGTGCGCAAGGTGCGCGAAGAGCTCGGCCCCTATCTGGCCAAGCGCTTTGCCGAACTCAATGAGCATCCACTCGTGGGCGAAACCCAGACCTGCGGAATGATGGGCGCGGTGCAGTTGGTGAAGGACAAGGCCACCCGCCAGACCTTCGACGGCGCACTGGAAGTCGGCATGATGTGCCGCGCGCACTGCTTTGCTAACGGCCTGATCATGCGGGCTGTGGGCGACCGCATGATCGTGGCGCCGCCGCTGGTGATGACGCTGGCGCAGATCGACGAAATGATGGTGCTGATCAAGCGTTGCCTGGATCAGACGCTGGCTCAACTCAAGAGCCAGGAACTGCTTTGA